The following proteins are encoded in a genomic region of Bradyrhizobium sp. SK17:
- a CDS encoding GntR family transcriptional regulator, with translation MPPFGRESGSSLDLVTWSIKRMKRGRTGHLMAGSLGNSKRLGDDYLSLHGKVIQELRQAILSRRLKPGERLVEGRLAEELGVSRNPVREAIRVLESEGLVEVTARRGASVITMSDEEARETIEVRALLEGQNARLAARRREESIIKRIAAVLKQGNEAVAARHYDLLSDLNQQFHHELAAAGRNRVLADLLKRLRERTAMLFSPTDPVRQARTWDEHAAILRAIIAGDERAAATLAAEHVMRAGADFLSSLHVPDEDASLEAVSAKYGAPPAAGADRATPAKPARRSQQRAGSRRTKAGS, from the coding sequence TTGCCGCCGTTCGGCCGGGAGTCTGGCAGCTCGTTGGACCTCGTCACGTGGTCCATCAAACGAATGAAGCGGGGCCGGACAGGTCACCTCATGGCAGGCAGTCTCGGAAATTCCAAACGCCTTGGCGACGATTACCTTTCCCTGCATGGCAAGGTGATCCAGGAGTTGCGCCAGGCGATCCTGAGCCGGCGGCTCAAGCCTGGCGAGCGGCTGGTGGAAGGCCGGCTTGCCGAAGAGCTCGGGGTCTCCCGCAATCCGGTGCGCGAGGCGATCCGGGTGCTGGAGTCGGAGGGGCTGGTCGAGGTGACCGCACGCCGCGGCGCCTCGGTCATCACGATGAGCGATGAGGAGGCCCGCGAGACCATCGAGGTCCGCGCCCTGCTCGAGGGGCAGAATGCACGTCTTGCGGCGCGTCGCCGCGAAGAGAGCATCATCAAGCGGATTGCCGCGGTGCTGAAGCAGGGCAACGAAGCGGTTGCGGCCCGGCACTACGATCTATTGTCCGACCTCAACCAGCAGTTCCACCACGAGCTGGCCGCGGCCGGCCGCAATCGCGTGCTGGCCGATCTGCTGAAGCGGTTGCGCGAACGCACTGCGATGCTGTTCTCGCCGACCGATCCGGTGCGCCAGGCCCGCACCTGGGACGAGCACGCCGCGATCCTGCGTGCGATCATCGCCGGCGACGAGCGCGCCGCGGCCACGCTTGCCGCGGAGCATGTGATGCGCGCCGGTGCGGATTTTCTCTCCAGCCTGCATGTGCCCGACGAGGACGCTTCGCTGGAGGCGGTGTCGGCGAAATACGGCGCGCCGCCCGCCGCCGGCGCGGACCGGGCCACTCCGGCCAAGCCGGCACGCCGAAGCCAGCAACGCGCCGGCTCGCGTC